A single window of Vespula pensylvanica isolate Volc-1 chromosome 23, ASM1446617v1, whole genome shotgun sequence DNA harbors:
- the LOC122636817 gene encoding SLIT-ROBO Rho GTPase-activating protein 1-like isoform X1: MDEEEIDGVKSPIKRLGSTRKLLVFNNIRLQLNEQLRCLDVRMEAQVALVAELQDFFRRRAELELDYSKSLDKMARSIQLRHKEQKQKREQWPLFSSYACWQQLVNETKSLSRDHAALSEVYSTHLVGRLNQVMEDVQRIYKRCREIGYETHEEILRVLHELHTTMKTYQAYQAESRQAETKLRVAEQQRSKLEVANAPPEKLARSKKYKLIEKEVNKRKSKYQEAKLKALKARNEYILCLEASNTTITKYFVDDLSDLIDCMDFGFHNCIARALLMHCSAEEGRQRSLQTGAEQLAACVGALDSRADKQRFLESHHAAFMIPKKFEFQGQRGDETPEPELQKVLHLEMEQRLTQLQQRVTSLRTESEEVWKTLETAEASLLEMLTAKDYDCSRYFGENAVPTSRPPETLQIKLRADRQETEEFYLTKFREYLLGTSRIARLDAKQEYIRQSLLDGSTASPNPSISTTKQKQARRKRIGRLQMNGQPKLFGGSLEEYLESTNQEIPLIMKSCIRVINLYGLHHQGIFRVSGSQVEINNFREWFERGEDPLADVTDASDINSVAGVLKLYLRELREPLFPIIYFEHLMELAQLESKQEFVNKMKELIASLPRPVVIVMRYLFAFLNHLSEFSDENMMDPYNLAICFGPTLVPVPEDKDQVQYQNQVNELIKNIITFCEEIFPEDIGGTQYEKYISREPDDADVGDSPTDQVQEDMDSEVYPSEDESENLEATAQFDFNARSERELSFKKGDTLTLFTQVSNDWWRGSLAGREGLIPDKYIMLKIKDEEREKELLKSSSEESMRRRASSSADSVLPNNNSPLMMSSTGTSNAWSSTPVSDISLTTNTMSGENNSTSSGIVPATVVTHVPCISSAQPIISREESTTSVKLTKVSTPENENISENLLVSNSIDLSTIAQERMEETEEAGGGIGGGGQGNESGMKSRGAGRKQHHWKSQSVGESTVTVTVTTGSDSHNQCNSQNSSSNGCTFPGGGSGGQSTEEDIQHEQTTFSANRELWQRRATSQTQLNPPIPPGGNTTTTSSKSYRSSQEFREMRQKQTPDLVMDLPLSAQDASKKSASSSSLSSSDDETSVVLPTRTTEAATSPTGGPESPDMSTAAERFAKQNQCTLKKNTKTNPEGSKLKRLETADHLESADMEGTEEIVRSASTNQISDSLALRSPLPPRSTPKIVAKFADMHLTGGSQVSSFKPQVKVKPTILRKPVLPFPHPHMSPELARKIEKQAQSAEQAN, encoded by the exons ATATACGGCTGCAACTGAACGAACAGTTGAGATGTCTCGACGTAAGGATGGAGGCACAAGTTGCCCTTGTAGCCGAACTGCAAGACTTCTTTCGCAGAAGGGCAGAGTTGGAGTTGGATTACAGCAAGTCTCTTGACAAAATGGCTAGGAGTATACAATTAAGACACAAGGAGCAAAAGCAAAA acgTGAACAGTGGCCCCTTTTCTCCAGCTATGCTTGCTGGCAACAGCTTGTAAATGAGACGAAATCTTTAAGTAGAGATCATGCTGCCCTTTCAGAAGTCTATAGCACACATCTTGTCGGTAGGCTTAATCAAGTAATGGAAGACGTTCAAAGGATATACAAACGA tGTCGTGAGATTGGCTATGAAACACACGAAGAAATACTCAGAGTTCTTCACGAATTACATACAACAATGAAGACTTACCAGGCTTATCAAGCAGAGTCAAGACAAGCCGAAACTAAGTTACGTGTAGCTGAGCAACAGCGTAGTAAGCTAGAGGTTGCTAATGCACCACCAGAAAAATTAGCTAGAAGCAAAAAGTACAAGCTCATCGAAAAAGAGGTGAACAAG AGAAAGAGCAAGTATCAAGAAGCCAAATTGAAAGCTTTGAAAGCAAGAAACGAGTATATATTATGCTTGGAAGCTTCCAATACGACAATTACCAAGTATTTCGTTGATGATCTGTCAGATCTCATAGAT TGTATGGACTTTGGCTTCCACAATTGCATCGCTAGAGCACTGTTAATGCATTGTAGTGCGGAAGAGGGTAGGCAACGTTCGTTACAAACTGGTGCAGAGCAATTGGCTGCATGCGTGGGTGCATTAGATTCGAGAGCGGATAAGCAAAGGTTCTTGGAATCTCATCATGCTGCTTTTATGATTCCTAAAAAGTTTGAATTTCAAGGCCAACGTGGAGACGAG ACTCCCGAGCCTGAATTACAAAAGGTGCTACACTTGGAAATGGAACAGCGATTAACTCAATTGCAACAGAGGGTTACGTCTCTTAGAACGGAGTCAGAGGAAGTATGGAAGACTTTAGAAACGGCGGAGGCGAGTCTCCTTGAAATGTTAACCGCCAAAGATTATGACTGCTCGAGATATTTCGGTGAAAATGCAGTACCAACGTCTAGACCACCGGAAACTTTACAGATTAAATTGAGAGCTGATAGACAAGAGACAGAAGAATTTTATCTTACC AAATTCAGAGAGTACCTTCTTGGAACATCAAGAATAGCCAGATTGGACGCAAAGCAAGAATATATACGTCAAAGTCTATTGGATGGTTCTACGGCTAGTCCAAATCCATCCATTTCTACTACTAAACAAAAACAAGCACGTAGGAAACGAATCGGACGTTTACAGATGAACGGCCAACCAAAATTATTTGGTGGTTCTTTAGAGGAATATTTGGAAAGCACGAATCAAGAAATACCTTTGATCATGAAGAGTTGTATAAGGGTTATCAACCTTTACGGCTTACATCATCAAGGAATATTTCGAGTATCCGGTTCTCAGGTGGAAATCAATAACTTCAGAGAATGGTTCGAAAGAGGTGAAGATCCTTTGGCAGATGTAACAGATGCTTCCGATATTAATAGCGTTGCTGGTGTCTTGAAGCTTTATTTGAGGGAACTAAGAGAACCATTGTTCCCTATCATTTATTTTGAGCATCTTATGGAATTGGCACAATTAGAATCGAAGCAAGAATTTGTTAACAAGATGAAGGAATTAATAGCAAGTCTTCCAAGACCAGTGGTGATAGTAATGCGTTATCTTTTTGCTTTCCTCAATCA TCTTTCAGAATTCTCAGATGAAAATATGATGGATCCTTACAACTTAGCCATCTGTTTTGGTCCAACTCTAGTACCTGTCCCAGAGGATAAGGATCAAGTTCAGTATCAAAATCAAGTGAACGAATTGatcaagaatattattacCTTCTGCGAGGAAATATTTCCAGAAGACATAGGTGGTACTcaatatgaaaaatacatCAGCAGAGAACCAGACGACGC GGACGTCGGTGACTCGCCAACAGATCAGGTTCAAGAGGACATGGATTCTGAAGTTTATCCATCGGAAGATG AATCAGAAAATTTGGAAGCAACAGCACAGTTCGATTTCAACGCTAGATCGGAGAGAGAACTCAGCTTTAAAAAGGGTGATACTCTAACTTTATTTACACAAGTTAGCAACGACTGGTGGCGAGGCTCATTAGCTGGCAGAGAAGGATTAATACCTGATAAATATATCATGTTGAAAATAAA AGatgaagaacgagagaaagaattattgaaatCATCCAGTGAAGAATCCATGAGACGAAGAGCTTCCAGTTCAGCGGACAGTGTTCTACCTAACAACAATTCACCATTGATGATGAGTTCAACTGGTACGTCGAACGCATGGTCTTCGACTCCTGTATCAGATATATCTCTTACAACGAACACGATGTCGGGAGAAAATAATAGTACTAGCAGTGGTATCGTACCAGCAACTGTTGTTACACATGTGCCCTGCATCTCTTCGGCTCAACCTATCATCAGTCGAGAG gaATCCACAACATCGGTGAAGTTGACCAAAGTATCGACTCCTGAAAATGAGAACATTTCAGAAAATCTTCTAGTGTCGAACTCGATTGATTTGTCAACGATTGCACAAGAACGGATGGAAGAAACCGAAGAAGCTGGAGGAGGAATTGGAGGTGGTGGACAAGGTAACGAAAGCGGGATGAAAAGTCGAGGAGCTGGTAGAAAACAACATCATTGGAAATCACAAAGTGTAGGAGAGTCAACAGTGACGGTGACAGTGACAACAGGTTCGGACAGTCATAATCAATGTAATTCTCAAAATTCCTCGAGCAATGGTTGTACCTTTCccggtggtggtagtggtggacAATCCACTGAGGAGGATATACAACACGAACAAACAACTTTTTCAGCTAATCGAGAACTCTGGCAAAGAAGAGCAACCTCTCAAACCCAATTAAATCCCCCTATACCACCAGGTGGCAACACCACTACAACTTCTTCCAAATCTTATCGTAGCTCACAGGAATTTCGAGAAATGCGACAAAAACAAACACCTGATCTTGTTATGGATTTACCATTGTCGGCACAGGACGCAAGTAAAAAGTCTGCTTCGTCTAGTAGTTTAAGTAGTTCCGACGACGAAACTAGTGTTGTTTTACCTACCAGAACCACCGAAGCAGCAACTTCACCAACAGGTGGTCCTGAATCACCAGACATGAGTACTGCTGCCGAACGTTTTGCTAAGCAGAATCAGTGTACGTTGAAAAAGAATACCAAGACTAATCCGGAAGGTTCGAAATTGAAACGTCTTGAAACAGCGGATCATCTGGAGTCTGCCGACATGGAAGGAACGGAGGAGATTGTAAGATCGGCCAGTACCAATCAAATCTCGGATTCTCTGGCGCTTCGTTCGCCATTACCACCTAGATCAACGCCAAAAATCGTCGCTAAGTTCGCGGATATGCATTTGACGGGTGGTAGCCAAGTATCTTCGTTCAAGCCTCAGGTCAAAGTCAAGCCAACAATTCTTCGAAAACCAGTTTTACCTTTCCCACATCCTCACATGAGTCCAGAACTCGCGAGGAAGATCGAAAAGCAGGCTCAGAGTGCCGAACAAGCTAATTGA
- the LOC122636817 gene encoding SLIT-ROBO Rho GTPase-activating protein 1-like isoform X2 produces MFQCIIQQRNGWIHPYSPDTKDVFPDIRLQLNEQLRCLDVRMEAQVALVAELQDFFRRRAELELDYSKSLDKMARSIQLRHKEQKQKREQWPLFSSYACWQQLVNETKSLSRDHAALSEVYSTHLVGRLNQVMEDVQRIYKRCREIGYETHEEILRVLHELHTTMKTYQAYQAESRQAETKLRVAEQQRSKLEVANAPPEKLARSKKYKLIEKEVNKRKSKYQEAKLKALKARNEYILCLEASNTTITKYFVDDLSDLIDCMDFGFHNCIARALLMHCSAEEGRQRSLQTGAEQLAACVGALDSRADKQRFLESHHAAFMIPKKFEFQGQRGDETPEPELQKVLHLEMEQRLTQLQQRVTSLRTESEEVWKTLETAEASLLEMLTAKDYDCSRYFGENAVPTSRPPETLQIKLRADRQETEEFYLTKFREYLLGTSRIARLDAKQEYIRQSLLDGSTASPNPSISTTKQKQARRKRIGRLQMNGQPKLFGGSLEEYLESTNQEIPLIMKSCIRVINLYGLHHQGIFRVSGSQVEINNFREWFERGEDPLADVTDASDINSVAGVLKLYLRELREPLFPIIYFEHLMELAQLESKQEFVNKMKELIASLPRPVVIVMRYLFAFLNHLSEFSDENMMDPYNLAICFGPTLVPVPEDKDQVQYQNQVNELIKNIITFCEEIFPEDIGGTQYEKYISREPDDADVGDSPTDQVQEDMDSEVYPSEDESENLEATAQFDFNARSERELSFKKGDTLTLFTQVSNDWWRGSLAGREGLIPDKYIMLKIKDEEREKELLKSSSEESMRRRASSSADSVLPNNNSPLMMSSTGTSNAWSSTPVSDISLTTNTMSGENNSTSSGIVPATVVTHVPCISSAQPIISREESTTSVKLTKVSTPENENISENLLVSNSIDLSTIAQERMEETEEAGGGIGGGGQGNESGMKSRGAGRKQHHWKSQSVGESTVTVTVTTGSDSHNQCNSQNSSSNGCTFPGGGSGGQSTEEDIQHEQTTFSANRELWQRRATSQTQLNPPIPPGGNTTTTSSKSYRSSQEFREMRQKQTPDLVMDLPLSAQDASKKSASSSSLSSSDDETSVVLPTRTTEAATSPTGGPESPDMSTAAERFAKQNQCTLKKNTKTNPEGSKLKRLETADHLESADMEGTEEIVRSASTNQISDSLALRSPLPPRSTPKIVAKFADMHLTGGSQVSSFKPQVKVKPTILRKPVLPFPHPHMSPELARKIEKQAQSAEQAN; encoded by the exons ATATACGGCTGCAACTGAACGAACAGTTGAGATGTCTCGACGTAAGGATGGAGGCACAAGTTGCCCTTGTAGCCGAACTGCAAGACTTCTTTCGCAGAAGGGCAGAGTTGGAGTTGGATTACAGCAAGTCTCTTGACAAAATGGCTAGGAGTATACAATTAAGACACAAGGAGCAAAAGCAAAA acgTGAACAGTGGCCCCTTTTCTCCAGCTATGCTTGCTGGCAACAGCTTGTAAATGAGACGAAATCTTTAAGTAGAGATCATGCTGCCCTTTCAGAAGTCTATAGCACACATCTTGTCGGTAGGCTTAATCAAGTAATGGAAGACGTTCAAAGGATATACAAACGA tGTCGTGAGATTGGCTATGAAACACACGAAGAAATACTCAGAGTTCTTCACGAATTACATACAACAATGAAGACTTACCAGGCTTATCAAGCAGAGTCAAGACAAGCCGAAACTAAGTTACGTGTAGCTGAGCAACAGCGTAGTAAGCTAGAGGTTGCTAATGCACCACCAGAAAAATTAGCTAGAAGCAAAAAGTACAAGCTCATCGAAAAAGAGGTGAACAAG AGAAAGAGCAAGTATCAAGAAGCCAAATTGAAAGCTTTGAAAGCAAGAAACGAGTATATATTATGCTTGGAAGCTTCCAATACGACAATTACCAAGTATTTCGTTGATGATCTGTCAGATCTCATAGAT TGTATGGACTTTGGCTTCCACAATTGCATCGCTAGAGCACTGTTAATGCATTGTAGTGCGGAAGAGGGTAGGCAACGTTCGTTACAAACTGGTGCAGAGCAATTGGCTGCATGCGTGGGTGCATTAGATTCGAGAGCGGATAAGCAAAGGTTCTTGGAATCTCATCATGCTGCTTTTATGATTCCTAAAAAGTTTGAATTTCAAGGCCAACGTGGAGACGAG ACTCCCGAGCCTGAATTACAAAAGGTGCTACACTTGGAAATGGAACAGCGATTAACTCAATTGCAACAGAGGGTTACGTCTCTTAGAACGGAGTCAGAGGAAGTATGGAAGACTTTAGAAACGGCGGAGGCGAGTCTCCTTGAAATGTTAACCGCCAAAGATTATGACTGCTCGAGATATTTCGGTGAAAATGCAGTACCAACGTCTAGACCACCGGAAACTTTACAGATTAAATTGAGAGCTGATAGACAAGAGACAGAAGAATTTTATCTTACC AAATTCAGAGAGTACCTTCTTGGAACATCAAGAATAGCCAGATTGGACGCAAAGCAAGAATATATACGTCAAAGTCTATTGGATGGTTCTACGGCTAGTCCAAATCCATCCATTTCTACTACTAAACAAAAACAAGCACGTAGGAAACGAATCGGACGTTTACAGATGAACGGCCAACCAAAATTATTTGGTGGTTCTTTAGAGGAATATTTGGAAAGCACGAATCAAGAAATACCTTTGATCATGAAGAGTTGTATAAGGGTTATCAACCTTTACGGCTTACATCATCAAGGAATATTTCGAGTATCCGGTTCTCAGGTGGAAATCAATAACTTCAGAGAATGGTTCGAAAGAGGTGAAGATCCTTTGGCAGATGTAACAGATGCTTCCGATATTAATAGCGTTGCTGGTGTCTTGAAGCTTTATTTGAGGGAACTAAGAGAACCATTGTTCCCTATCATTTATTTTGAGCATCTTATGGAATTGGCACAATTAGAATCGAAGCAAGAATTTGTTAACAAGATGAAGGAATTAATAGCAAGTCTTCCAAGACCAGTGGTGATAGTAATGCGTTATCTTTTTGCTTTCCTCAATCA TCTTTCAGAATTCTCAGATGAAAATATGATGGATCCTTACAACTTAGCCATCTGTTTTGGTCCAACTCTAGTACCTGTCCCAGAGGATAAGGATCAAGTTCAGTATCAAAATCAAGTGAACGAATTGatcaagaatattattacCTTCTGCGAGGAAATATTTCCAGAAGACATAGGTGGTACTcaatatgaaaaatacatCAGCAGAGAACCAGACGACGC GGACGTCGGTGACTCGCCAACAGATCAGGTTCAAGAGGACATGGATTCTGAAGTTTATCCATCGGAAGATG AATCAGAAAATTTGGAAGCAACAGCACAGTTCGATTTCAACGCTAGATCGGAGAGAGAACTCAGCTTTAAAAAGGGTGATACTCTAACTTTATTTACACAAGTTAGCAACGACTGGTGGCGAGGCTCATTAGCTGGCAGAGAAGGATTAATACCTGATAAATATATCATGTTGAAAATAAA AGatgaagaacgagagaaagaattattgaaatCATCCAGTGAAGAATCCATGAGACGAAGAGCTTCCAGTTCAGCGGACAGTGTTCTACCTAACAACAATTCACCATTGATGATGAGTTCAACTGGTACGTCGAACGCATGGTCTTCGACTCCTGTATCAGATATATCTCTTACAACGAACACGATGTCGGGAGAAAATAATAGTACTAGCAGTGGTATCGTACCAGCAACTGTTGTTACACATGTGCCCTGCATCTCTTCGGCTCAACCTATCATCAGTCGAGAG gaATCCACAACATCGGTGAAGTTGACCAAAGTATCGACTCCTGAAAATGAGAACATTTCAGAAAATCTTCTAGTGTCGAACTCGATTGATTTGTCAACGATTGCACAAGAACGGATGGAAGAAACCGAAGAAGCTGGAGGAGGAATTGGAGGTGGTGGACAAGGTAACGAAAGCGGGATGAAAAGTCGAGGAGCTGGTAGAAAACAACATCATTGGAAATCACAAAGTGTAGGAGAGTCAACAGTGACGGTGACAGTGACAACAGGTTCGGACAGTCATAATCAATGTAATTCTCAAAATTCCTCGAGCAATGGTTGTACCTTTCccggtggtggtagtggtggacAATCCACTGAGGAGGATATACAACACGAACAAACAACTTTTTCAGCTAATCGAGAACTCTGGCAAAGAAGAGCAACCTCTCAAACCCAATTAAATCCCCCTATACCACCAGGTGGCAACACCACTACAACTTCTTCCAAATCTTATCGTAGCTCACAGGAATTTCGAGAAATGCGACAAAAACAAACACCTGATCTTGTTATGGATTTACCATTGTCGGCACAGGACGCAAGTAAAAAGTCTGCTTCGTCTAGTAGTTTAAGTAGTTCCGACGACGAAACTAGTGTTGTTTTACCTACCAGAACCACCGAAGCAGCAACTTCACCAACAGGTGGTCCTGAATCACCAGACATGAGTACTGCTGCCGAACGTTTTGCTAAGCAGAATCAGTGTACGTTGAAAAAGAATACCAAGACTAATCCGGAAGGTTCGAAATTGAAACGTCTTGAAACAGCGGATCATCTGGAGTCTGCCGACATGGAAGGAACGGAGGAGATTGTAAGATCGGCCAGTACCAATCAAATCTCGGATTCTCTGGCGCTTCGTTCGCCATTACCACCTAGATCAACGCCAAAAATCGTCGCTAAGTTCGCGGATATGCATTTGACGGGTGGTAGCCAAGTATCTTCGTTCAAGCCTCAGGTCAAAGTCAAGCCAACAATTCTTCGAAAACCAGTTTTACCTTTCCCACATCCTCACATGAGTCCAGAACTCGCGAGGAAGATCGAAAAGCAGGCTCAGAGTGCCGAACAAGCTAATTGA
- the LOC122636817 gene encoding SLIT-ROBO Rho GTPase-activating protein 1-like isoform X4, which yields MEAQVALVAELQDFFRRRAELELDYSKSLDKMARSIQLRHKEQKQKREQWPLFSSYACWQQLVNETKSLSRDHAALSEVYSTHLVGRLNQVMEDVQRIYKRCREIGYETHEEILRVLHELHTTMKTYQAYQAESRQAETKLRVAEQQRSKLEVANAPPEKLARSKKYKLIEKEVNKRKSKYQEAKLKALKARNEYILCLEASNTTITKYFVDDLSDLIDCMDFGFHNCIARALLMHCSAEEGRQRSLQTGAEQLAACVGALDSRADKQRFLESHHAAFMIPKKFEFQGQRGDETPEPELQKVLHLEMEQRLTQLQQRVTSLRTESEEVWKTLETAEASLLEMLTAKDYDCSRYFGENAVPTSRPPETLQIKLRADRQETEEFYLTKFREYLLGTSRIARLDAKQEYIRQSLLDGSTASPNPSISTTKQKQARRKRIGRLQMNGQPKLFGGSLEEYLESTNQEIPLIMKSCIRVINLYGLHHQGIFRVSGSQVEINNFREWFERGEDPLADVTDASDINSVAGVLKLYLRELREPLFPIIYFEHLMELAQLESKQEFVNKMKELIASLPRPVVIVMRYLFAFLNHLSEFSDENMMDPYNLAICFGPTLVPVPEDKDQVQYQNQVNELIKNIITFCEEIFPEDIGGTQYEKYISREPDDADVGDSPTDQVQEDMDSEVYPSEDESENLEATAQFDFNARSERELSFKKGDTLTLFTQVSNDWWRGSLAGREGLIPDKYIMLKIKDEEREKELLKSSSEESMRRRASSSADSVLPNNNSPLMMSSTGTSNAWSSTPVSDISLTTNTMSGENNSTSSGIVPATVVTHVPCISSAQPIISREESTTSVKLTKVSTPENENISENLLVSNSIDLSTIAQERMEETEEAGGGIGGGGQGNESGMKSRGAGRKQHHWKSQSVGESTVTVTVTTGSDSHNQCNSQNSSSNGCTFPGGGSGGQSTEEDIQHEQTTFSANRELWQRRATSQTQLNPPIPPGGNTTTTSSKSYRSSQEFREMRQKQTPDLVMDLPLSAQDASKKSASSSSLSSSDDETSVVLPTRTTEAATSPTGGPESPDMSTAAERFAKQNQCTLKKNTKTNPEGSKLKRLETADHLESADMEGTEEIVRSASTNQISDSLALRSPLPPRSTPKIVAKFADMHLTGGSQVSSFKPQVKVKPTILRKPVLPFPHPHMSPELARKIEKQAQSAEQAN from the exons ATGGAGGCACAAGTTGCCCTTGTAGCCGAACTGCAAGACTTCTTTCGCAGAAGGGCAGAGTTGGAGTTGGATTACAGCAAGTCTCTTGACAAAATGGCTAGGAGTATACAATTAAGACACAAGGAGCAAAAGCAAAA acgTGAACAGTGGCCCCTTTTCTCCAGCTATGCTTGCTGGCAACAGCTTGTAAATGAGACGAAATCTTTAAGTAGAGATCATGCTGCCCTTTCAGAAGTCTATAGCACACATCTTGTCGGTAGGCTTAATCAAGTAATGGAAGACGTTCAAAGGATATACAAACGA tGTCGTGAGATTGGCTATGAAACACACGAAGAAATACTCAGAGTTCTTCACGAATTACATACAACAATGAAGACTTACCAGGCTTATCAAGCAGAGTCAAGACAAGCCGAAACTAAGTTACGTGTAGCTGAGCAACAGCGTAGTAAGCTAGAGGTTGCTAATGCACCACCAGAAAAATTAGCTAGAAGCAAAAAGTACAAGCTCATCGAAAAAGAGGTGAACAAG AGAAAGAGCAAGTATCAAGAAGCCAAATTGAAAGCTTTGAAAGCAAGAAACGAGTATATATTATGCTTGGAAGCTTCCAATACGACAATTACCAAGTATTTCGTTGATGATCTGTCAGATCTCATAGAT TGTATGGACTTTGGCTTCCACAATTGCATCGCTAGAGCACTGTTAATGCATTGTAGTGCGGAAGAGGGTAGGCAACGTTCGTTACAAACTGGTGCAGAGCAATTGGCTGCATGCGTGGGTGCATTAGATTCGAGAGCGGATAAGCAAAGGTTCTTGGAATCTCATCATGCTGCTTTTATGATTCCTAAAAAGTTTGAATTTCAAGGCCAACGTGGAGACGAG ACTCCCGAGCCTGAATTACAAAAGGTGCTACACTTGGAAATGGAACAGCGATTAACTCAATTGCAACAGAGGGTTACGTCTCTTAGAACGGAGTCAGAGGAAGTATGGAAGACTTTAGAAACGGCGGAGGCGAGTCTCCTTGAAATGTTAACCGCCAAAGATTATGACTGCTCGAGATATTTCGGTGAAAATGCAGTACCAACGTCTAGACCACCGGAAACTTTACAGATTAAATTGAGAGCTGATAGACAAGAGACAGAAGAATTTTATCTTACC AAATTCAGAGAGTACCTTCTTGGAACATCAAGAATAGCCAGATTGGACGCAAAGCAAGAATATATACGTCAAAGTCTATTGGATGGTTCTACGGCTAGTCCAAATCCATCCATTTCTACTACTAAACAAAAACAAGCACGTAGGAAACGAATCGGACGTTTACAGATGAACGGCCAACCAAAATTATTTGGTGGTTCTTTAGAGGAATATTTGGAAAGCACGAATCAAGAAATACCTTTGATCATGAAGAGTTGTATAAGGGTTATCAACCTTTACGGCTTACATCATCAAGGAATATTTCGAGTATCCGGTTCTCAGGTGGAAATCAATAACTTCAGAGAATGGTTCGAAAGAGGTGAAGATCCTTTGGCAGATGTAACAGATGCTTCCGATATTAATAGCGTTGCTGGTGTCTTGAAGCTTTATTTGAGGGAACTAAGAGAACCATTGTTCCCTATCATTTATTTTGAGCATCTTATGGAATTGGCACAATTAGAATCGAAGCAAGAATTTGTTAACAAGATGAAGGAATTAATAGCAAGTCTTCCAAGACCAGTGGTGATAGTAATGCGTTATCTTTTTGCTTTCCTCAATCA TCTTTCAGAATTCTCAGATGAAAATATGATGGATCCTTACAACTTAGCCATCTGTTTTGGTCCAACTCTAGTACCTGTCCCAGAGGATAAGGATCAAGTTCAGTATCAAAATCAAGTGAACGAATTGatcaagaatattattacCTTCTGCGAGGAAATATTTCCAGAAGACATAGGTGGTACTcaatatgaaaaatacatCAGCAGAGAACCAGACGACGC GGACGTCGGTGACTCGCCAACAGATCAGGTTCAAGAGGACATGGATTCTGAAGTTTATCCATCGGAAGATG AATCAGAAAATTTGGAAGCAACAGCACAGTTCGATTTCAACGCTAGATCGGAGAGAGAACTCAGCTTTAAAAAGGGTGATACTCTAACTTTATTTACACAAGTTAGCAACGACTGGTGGCGAGGCTCATTAGCTGGCAGAGAAGGATTAATACCTGATAAATATATCATGTTGAAAATAAA AGatgaagaacgagagaaagaattattgaaatCATCCAGTGAAGAATCCATGAGACGAAGAGCTTCCAGTTCAGCGGACAGTGTTCTACCTAACAACAATTCACCATTGATGATGAGTTCAACTGGTACGTCGAACGCATGGTCTTCGACTCCTGTATCAGATATATCTCTTACAACGAACACGATGTCGGGAGAAAATAATAGTACTAGCAGTGGTATCGTACCAGCAACTGTTGTTACACATGTGCCCTGCATCTCTTCGGCTCAACCTATCATCAGTCGAGAG gaATCCACAACATCGGTGAAGTTGACCAAAGTATCGACTCCTGAAAATGAGAACATTTCAGAAAATCTTCTAGTGTCGAACTCGATTGATTTGTCAACGATTGCACAAGAACGGATGGAAGAAACCGAAGAAGCTGGAGGAGGAATTGGAGGTGGTGGACAAGGTAACGAAAGCGGGATGAAAAGTCGAGGAGCTGGTAGAAAACAACATCATTGGAAATCACAAAGTGTAGGAGAGTCAACAGTGACGGTGACAGTGACAACAGGTTCGGACAGTCATAATCAATGTAATTCTCAAAATTCCTCGAGCAATGGTTGTACCTTTCccggtggtggtagtggtggacAATCCACTGAGGAGGATATACAACACGAACAAACAACTTTTTCAGCTAATCGAGAACTCTGGCAAAGAAGAGCAACCTCTCAAACCCAATTAAATCCCCCTATACCACCAGGTGGCAACACCACTACAACTTCTTCCAAATCTTATCGTAGCTCACAGGAATTTCGAGAAATGCGACAAAAACAAACACCTGATCTTGTTATGGATTTACCATTGTCGGCACAGGACGCAAGTAAAAAGTCTGCTTCGTCTAGTAGTTTAAGTAGTTCCGACGACGAAACTAGTGTTGTTTTACCTACCAGAACCACCGAAGCAGCAACTTCACCAACAGGTGGTCCTGAATCACCAGACATGAGTACTGCTGCCGAACGTTTTGCTAAGCAGAATCAGTGTACGTTGAAAAAGAATACCAAGACTAATCCGGAAGGTTCGAAATTGAAACGTCTTGAAACAGCGGATCATCTGGAGTCTGCCGACATGGAAGGAACGGAGGAGATTGTAAGATCGGCCAGTACCAATCAAATCTCGGATTCTCTGGCGCTTCGTTCGCCATTACCACCTAGATCAACGCCAAAAATCGTCGCTAAGTTCGCGGATATGCATTTGACGGGTGGTAGCCAAGTATCTTCGTTCAAGCCTCAGGTCAAAGTCAAGCCAACAATTCTTCGAAAACCAGTTTTACCTTTCCCACATCCTCACATGAGTCCAGAACTCGCGAGGAAGATCGAAAAGCAGGCTCAGAGTGCCGAACAAGCTAATTGA